A genomic region of Coriobacteriia bacterium contains the following coding sequences:
- the thrC gene encoding threonine synthase — translation MKTTTYHDTRGLDKAARTFTEVIVSGIAPGGGLYVPDTLPAFSLDEILAFSEWPYWRRAAAVFSRFGVDIPSDRVDVLMQQAYGDQWDDERIAPVEEVVPGTWVLELWHGPTSAFKDMALQCMPLFFSESVDRRRQRGLEDDNYLVLVATSGDTGKAALEGFADRDYTSIIVFYPADGVSDIQRKQMVTQHGENVGVFGVRGNFDDCQNAVKAAFADTAFAAELAEKHRLRLSSANSINWGRLLPQIAYYISAYADMVAAGGVVAGQPIDVCVPTGNFGNVLGAYYAKRIGVPIGRMIVASNENRVLADFIASGVYDISSREFVVTPSPSMDILISSNLERLLYEITRDSDKVVEWMSSLASEGRFQVDPATFREIRELFSADYVSNDESLKTVREVYEDSNYLIDPHTAVAWEVAERMRERDPVLVVSTAHWAKFGGDVFKALAQLPYDEVLPDGIRELTGVELLAQVTELAGEEVAIPKSLSELDSLTERFTNIVNTGRDGIEGAVRSWLA, via the coding sequence ATGAAAACCACCACCTATCACGACACGCGCGGTTTGGACAAAGCGGCCCGGACGTTTACCGAGGTCATCGTCAGCGGCATCGCGCCGGGCGGCGGCCTCTACGTCCCCGACACGCTGCCTGCGTTCTCGCTCGACGAGATCCTGGCGTTCTCGGAGTGGCCATATTGGCGCCGGGCCGCTGCGGTGTTCTCGCGCTTTGGCGTCGACATCCCGTCGGACCGCGTCGACGTGCTCATGCAGCAGGCGTACGGCGACCAGTGGGACGACGAGCGCATCGCTCCAGTCGAGGAAGTCGTGCCGGGCACGTGGGTGCTCGAGCTTTGGCACGGGCCAACGAGCGCTTTTAAGGACATGGCGCTGCAGTGCATGCCGCTGTTCTTCTCCGAGTCGGTCGACCGTCGGCGTCAGCGCGGCCTTGAGGACGACAACTACCTCGTGCTCGTGGCGACGTCAGGCGACACCGGCAAGGCCGCGCTAGAGGGTTTCGCTGATCGCGACTACACGAGCATCATCGTGTTCTACCCTGCCGATGGCGTCTCGGACATCCAGCGCAAGCAGATGGTGACGCAGCACGGCGAGAACGTGGGCGTCTTCGGCGTGCGCGGCAACTTCGACGACTGCCAGAACGCCGTCAAGGCCGCCTTCGCGGACACCGCATTCGCAGCCGAGCTCGCCGAGAAGCACCGACTTCGCCTGTCCAGCGCCAACTCGATCAACTGGGGTCGTCTGCTTCCGCAAATCGCCTACTACATCAGCGCGTATGCCGATATGGTCGCCGCTGGCGGCGTTGTCGCTGGCCAGCCCATCGACGTCTGCGTGCCAACCGGCAACTTCGGCAACGTCCTTGGCGCGTACTACGCCAAGCGCATCGGCGTGCCAATCGGCCGCATGATCGTGGCCAGCAACGAGAACCGCGTGCTTGCCGACTTCATCGCCTCGGGCGTCTACGACATCTCGAGCCGCGAGTTTGTGGTCACTCCCTCCCCTTCGATGGACATCCTGATCTCGAGCAACCTCGAGCGTCTCCTCTACGAGATAACACGCGACTCTGACAAGGTCGTCGAGTGGATGTCGTCGTTGGCAAGCGAAGGCCGGTTCCAAGTCGACCCCGCTACCTTCCGAGAGATTCGCGAGCTGTTCAGTGCGGACTACGTGAGCAACGACGAGTCGCTCAAGACCGTTCGCGAGGTCTACGAGGACAGCAACTACCTCATCGATCCGCACACTGCCGTGGCCTGGGAGGTCGCCGAGCGTATGCGCGAGCGCGATCCGGTGCTCGTGGTGTCGACGGCCCACTGGGCCAAGTTCGGCGGCGACGTCTTCAAGGCGCTCGCGCAGCTGCCTTACGACGAGGTGCTTCCCGATGGTATCCGCGAACTGACCGGCGTCGAACTGCTGGCGCAGGTCACCGAGCTCGCGGGCGAAGAGGTCGCGATTCCCAAGTCGCTCTCCGAGCTCGACAGCCTCACGGAGCGCTTCACCAACATCGTCAACACCGGCCGAGACGGCATCGAGGGCGCAGTTCGCAGCTGGCTGGCGTAG
- a CDS encoding metallophosphoesterase: protein MAESESTAPGRAARPDTPRNRRPVGLIVLALFVLAAAAIAWRIDRDTHHPRLQEVTVAVPGLTHEVDVLQLSDLGGIHFGAQQSQLEALIAGRRFDTVVLTGDILGVEDYSAVWELGALAKAHSARVWYLPGNHDLRPVGAGLAERGVPTLPQDRAVVLADFDPQGKQAALVYGRNSDTIATAKGLGAKLLVIASHTPPDTHRLAAGLALGGGTHIFIAGHTHGGQIRLPFIGALGAPLSWPYEQRAPARGNEMTVLPDLKGRFVDGMYVRDGQRIFVSQGLDANTTGIRFGAQAEIVAYRFVPAPAK from the coding sequence ATGGCAGAATCTGAAAGCACCGCACCCGGCCGAGCAGCTCGGCCTGACACACCTCGCAATCGTCGCCCAGTCGGGCTGATCGTGCTGGCGCTCTTCGTCCTGGCGGCGGCAGCGATCGCGTGGCGAATCGACCGCGACACTCACCACCCGCGCCTGCAAGAAGTGACCGTCGCCGTGCCCGGCCTGACTCACGAGGTCGACGTCTTGCAACTCTCCGACCTCGGCGGGATCCACTTCGGCGCCCAGCAAAGCCAGCTTGAAGCGCTCATCGCCGGTCGGCGGTTCGACACGGTTGTCCTAACCGGCGACATTCTCGGCGTGGAGGACTACAGCGCAGTGTGGGAGCTGGGCGCGCTAGCCAAGGCGCATTCGGCGCGCGTTTGGTACCTGCCCGGCAACCACGACCTTCGCCCGGTCGGCGCCGGCCTTGCCGAGAGGGGCGTGCCCACGTTGCCGCAGGACAGAGCGGTGGTGCTCGCTGACTTCGACCCCCAAGGCAAGCAGGCGGCGCTCGTCTACGGCCGCAACTCCGACACCATCGCGACCGCCAAGGGGCTCGGCGCCAAGCTGCTCGTCATCGCCTCGCACACGCCACCCGACACGCATCGCCTCGCCGCCGGCCTTGCGCTGGGCGGCGGCACGCACATCTTCATCGCAGGGCACACGCACGGCGGGCAGATCCGCCTGCCGTTCATCGGCGCACTCGGCGCGCCGCTGTCGTGGCCCTACGAGCAGCGCGCTCCGGCGCGAGGCAACGAGATGACGGTGCTGCCGGATCTCAAGGGTCGCTTCGTCGACGGCATGTACGTCCGAGACGGGCAGCGCATCTTCGTCTCCCAAGGCCTGGACGCCAACACCACAGGCATCCGTTTCGGTGCTCAAGCCGAGATCGTGGCGTATCGTTTCGTCCCGGCGCCGGCGAAGTAG
- a CDS encoding MBL fold metallo-hydrolase, translating to MAQAVEVIRIDGGSVNAYLLKNGDRFVLVDTLTRGKRASLERQLAAAGCSASKLGLIVATHGDSDHVGSCAYLRDKMGAPIGMHEREAVVAETGDMRAARPHAKEAIRVIFGVLMPLFGLRKSDRFTPDVLLADGDDLSAYGVDARVLYQPGHSEGSISVLTANGDLICGDLMTNTGAPQANTLVDDAAEMAASVARARQAGARTVYPGHGKPFAMSELR from the coding sequence GTGGCACAGGCAGTTGAGGTCATCCGAATCGATGGCGGCAGCGTCAACGCCTACCTTCTCAAGAATGGCGACCGCTTCGTGCTGGTCGACACGCTCACGCGGGGTAAGCGGGCCTCGCTCGAACGCCAGCTTGCGGCCGCCGGGTGCTCGGCGAGCAAGCTGGGGCTCATCGTGGCTACGCATGGGGACTCCGACCACGTAGGCAGCTGTGCCTACCTGCGCGACAAGATGGGCGCACCCATCGGAATGCACGAGCGCGAGGCTGTAGTGGCCGAGACGGGCGACATGCGAGCCGCTCGGCCGCACGCCAAGGAAGCGATCCGCGTCATCTTCGGCGTGCTTATGCCGCTCTTCGGGCTGCGCAAGAGCGACCGCTTCACTCCGGACGTCTTGCTTGCAGACGGTGACGACCTGTCCGCCTACGGCGTGGATGCGCGCGTCCTCTACCAGCCAGGACACTCCGAGGGCTCGATCAGTGTGCTGACCGCCAACGGCGACCTGATCTGCGGCGACCTGATGACCAACACCGGCGCTCCGCAGGCCAACACGCTCGTCGATGACGCCGCCGAGATGGCGGCAAGCGTCGCGCGTGCCCGCCAAGCCGGGGCCCGCACCGTCTATCCGGGCCACGGCAAGCCGTTCGCCATGAGCGAGCTGAGATAG
- a CDS encoding alpha/beta hydrolase, with translation MPRPIVLVHGMFMTPLCWEQWVVHYEHAGRPAIPVAWPGRDALVSDLRAKHPDPELGKLTLTDVVEHLSTKIAQLPEKPLLIGHSMGGLIVQLLLQRDLALAGVAIDSAPPAGVFSAAPSFLKANWPMVDPFVSMHEPHMMSFDQFAYAFANTLAEEEQYAAYERYMVPESRAVPRESLGKEGHIDFTAPHPPLLLIAGGADHIIPPKLNESNFERYHASPGLTEYREYPGRDHLTILEAGWEELADYSLCWMDSAVK, from the coding sequence ATGCCCCGACCGATCGTGCTCGTGCACGGCATGTTCATGACGCCGTTGTGCTGGGAGCAGTGGGTCGTACATTACGAGCACGCCGGTCGGCCGGCGATTCCGGTGGCTTGGCCGGGCCGAGATGCGCTCGTCTCCGACCTGCGCGCGAAGCATCCCGACCCCGAGCTCGGCAAGCTCACCCTCACCGACGTCGTCGAGCATCTCTCGACCAAGATCGCTCAGCTGCCCGAGAAGCCGCTGCTCATCGGCCACTCGATGGGCGGGCTGATCGTTCAGCTGTTACTGCAACGCGATCTCGCACTCGCGGGAGTGGCAATCGACTCCGCGCCCCCGGCCGGGGTCTTCTCGGCGGCGCCATCGTTCCTCAAAGCTAACTGGCCGATGGTCGACCCGTTCGTCTCGATGCACGAGCCGCACATGATGTCGTTCGACCAGTTCGCGTACGCGTTCGCCAATACACTGGCCGAAGAGGAGCAGTACGCCGCCTACGAGCGCTACATGGTCCCCGAGTCTCGCGCTGTGCCACGCGAGTCGCTGGGCAAGGAGGGCCACATCGACTTCACCGCGCCGCATCCACCGTTGCTGCTCATCGCTGGCGGCGCAGATCACATCATCCCGCCCAAGCTCAACGAGTCCAACTTCGAGCGCTACCACGCCAGCCCGGGCCTGACCGAGTACCGAGAGTACCCCGGCCGAGACCATCTCACGATTCTTGAGGCCGGCTGGGAGGAACTAGCGGACTACTCGCTTTGCTGGATGGACTCGGCGGTCAAGTAG